The Leptodactylus fuscus isolate aLepFus1 chromosome 5, aLepFus1.hap2, whole genome shotgun sequence genome segment ggggaaggagcaatacttccaatcatgtgacccctgGGTTGTGACGTTGCCAGATCCATCAGCGTCCACCAGACCACGTAAGTCAATTTAAACTCCCTGGACAAGTGTTTCATTCCAACTGTCCAAACTTTCTCTTCCTTACAATCTTCTTTTGTTGTACATAATAAGCTAGGATCTCACTAGCCTTCAGAGGACTCAGCCGCTGAATCCatataaaattggcagagagaaaagtcctgcaaggtatCGTCAGAAACCAAtcggatcccattacagtctatgaagtCTGCGAGTTTCCAagcgtaaccgctttttaagttgCCATGGTTTCCATCTctcaggtccccatgcagacctgaaggacggaaacctgaaggctattgtgaacctagcgttagatggTTGACCCATGCCACCAAACTCATTGGGTTCTTCTGACATTAGCCTAACACTGCTAGGGAATCTACGGCGTGGGAAACGTGATGGTTAGCCCCATTATGTCAGACACAAGCCACAGTgtcagaatttggagaggaatctgaggcagaagacTGTCTCAAATTCCTATCTATATTCTGTTGTGTGAACTTACTGTAGCTTTATCAAagcgactaaaaaaaaaaaaaaatgtctcaacTATTTCTGAGAAGACTGAGACagtggttcttaaaggggttgtaagggcaaaattttattttttaaatagactgggggaggtgaaaaaaatttaaaaaaagtattaTCCTCCCCTTTCCCCAGTACTCCAGTGCCTCCCAGCACGGCCTGTCCACTGTTGTCTCCGGTGGGATTCTCTaccacatgtgaccgctgaggccaatcaggaaTATCACTTCCTGAAGACACTGAAGCAACAGGACTGGACCGCGCTGGAGGACAGCGGAACATGGTGGACAAcatagtatgattttttttttcccccaacctccccggcttattaaaaaaataacttttttaccCGGACAACCTcttatagggctcgttcacatctgcgcccggtctccgtacttcaggtttccgtttcctgcataaaacaaagcaggaaacggaaacctgcaggagtctctctcacccattcatttgaatgggtgagaaagctgtccggccatgagcggcggtgagcgttttaggctctccgccgcgaaaccgggttttttttaatccggacacagagtcggacatgcagtactctgtgtccggatttaaaaaaacggtttcgcggcggagagcataaaacgctcaccgccgctcacggctggacccggtctgtgctttccgtcttcttgcatgcagaagacggaaagcacagaacggagaccagaacgcaggtgtgaacctagcgtaagatcaTCTTCAGTTCAGTTCTTGCTCTTTACAGGTCTCCTACCCCCAAGGACAAGAAATCACActgagggggcaacacggtggctcaatggttagcactagagatgagcgagtagagtagtattcaatcgaatatcgaataccaaagttcgacaccttggatcctccaggttccggaagtagcaggacgaggagcacgaggaggttttcgcattgaattcaatggaattttctcgTGTGGTATTCAAccaatacgagtattcgatcgaatactactcgctcatctctagttagcactgcagccttgcagcgctggagtcctgggctcgattcccgccaggaataacatctgataacatctgcaaggagtttgtatgttctcccagtgtttgtgtggatttcctcccatacagtGCATGTTACAGAAGAATATTGCCAAAAGAAGTCTTGCTAGTAGTTATTTCAAAGAAGAAATAGACTATAAACTAAGGAGGCTTACACCAGCCAAAACATAGCAATGCCTGGGCCTCACCATCCACATGATACTACGGGCTAAGTCCCATATAAGAATGGGAGCACCGAACAATTCGAGAAGCAGAGCTGTAAACCACTTCTCACAACATTACAGCATTTCATCGCCGATCACCAAAGAAGTGCGACTTCCTTGTAAATCCGAGAATGATGTATCTGGCAGTAACAGGCTATGTAAGgagatgaacaaaagaaaaataacaccatggcccacatttactaagcaGTTTAAGCTATTTTTTTAAGAGGCAAATAAACGGCAAACTTTGACGTTCCGCACATTAGTGACTTTTCTTGTCAACTGGCAACTGGTTGTTGTGTCCAAAGAGATGTAGTTTTACTCAAATTTACCCATTCAGATGAACAGAATACGTTTTCAATAACTAAAATAAATGCAAGAAATCTGCTACATGTGACTTCCCCTATTATGGAGATAGATTAATTAAACAGGATAACATCCAAAACAAGCATCTGATCAATGGGAGTGCGAGTGCTGGAACTCCCAACAATCAGGAGAATTAGGGGTCCTTTGTAACCAAGATGGAATGGAGTGGTGGCTACAAACAAGTCCTTAGAGTATCTATGGGGCTCCGTGCACTGTACTTCGAAGCATCCAAGTAGAATTCAAGAAAAGACATGTCCTGCCTATCACAGGCTTCCCTTCAGTCATTTGACCTCAACACCATCAAACATTTATAGGACACTTGCAGAGCAAGAAAGTCAAATACTCATAAGATACGCTTTGGAACAAACTCAAATCTTGGAAAATATAGGCCTGCATATAACACAAAGCCATTGAGAAGAAATTATCAGTTTTTTGGTGCATTGTCCCTTCTTGAACCAAAGATGCGGCACATCCCCATCCGGCATCTTGATCTCCACTTTTTGCACATACAGCCAGACTGGGGCGAGCCTATGACATCTCAATCctccatatttattataactcaggcCAATTTCATGCTGTCACACAGGGGTGAGTCTTATTTATTAAGAGACCAGAACCAGAATCCCCTGATAGCTGTGCCTCATGCCAGTTGAGGGGACCTTACTACCacgtatgaaagtaaatatgcaacaagctatgcatctaattcattatataatatcaataattgtataatatttcACATAATGATTGATTATATTTTGAAGCCAAGAGTCAACAACTTTTTTTCTGATTCCACCCAAAACTGCTACCAACTCAGACTATATAGCAAGGTTAGGACCATGAGAAACAGCTGCCCTTTACCTGTGATGTCCACATGATCTACCGTACTTGGGAATGCCTTTTCAGGACAACCACTCTACTCCACCTTACATTGCTTGCTAGCAAAGGTTCTCTGTCCTAAAAGACCCTCGTATGGATGCGGCTGCAGAGAGTCTGAGGTCCCTTTCACCCTCCTAACAGCAGCACGCTGATCCTAATGTTCATGCCACTATAGGAAGTTTAAGAATACCTGTCAccgctcctgacatgtctgttttactaAGTAATTGTGTTCTCCATGAAGTCATGAAATAACTTGTATCATATAACGTTGTGTTGTGGAGTTCCTCTGTTAttgctcctggaaatgtataatgTATTGCTCTTCTAAGGATAATATGAGTATTTGCTAAGACAGGCACATCTAACCTAAAGAGCTGACAGGTCCATTTTAAATGGGTTGCCCGGACTTAAGCTTCATATGGCCTATcctccataaatacctgatcggtgcGGGTGACAGCTTCATGAAGCCACTTCCAGAAAGCTCCATCCTCTGTATAGCAGACTGGGTGCCATCacagcagctcagctcctattgaagtcattgggagttaGGCTGCACTGATGCCTCCCAGACACTATATAGATAATGGATCCTTCTACTTCTAGCCCTAAACACTGTATAGGATGGGCATCATAAGTGGCTCTGTACAGGTGTCTGGACCAGGGGCTGGATGTCGGCCCTCcagcgatcaggtatttatggcctatcctggggATAAGTCATAAAAAGCttaagcccagacaacccctttaatgtctcatttatgtaaacacacccttaaagggaacctgtcacatggaataTAATGGTCAATCTCTAGGAAGCACGTTATAGTGATAAAGATTCATTATAATATGCTCTAGTTTGGAAGTCAAGGAGGCGTTcccatcagtgactgacagcccccTCTCTATGTATATACAAAAATACTGTAGCTGTCAATAACTAATGCGACCGCCTACATAACTTCTCAAGCAGGAAAATGTAGAGGTTGTAATAGATAAgcaacaagttatactgaatcttttcataCAAACCTATTCATCCATCTGCCCCGCTCCTTCTGCTGTGTAACTCACTGCCTGGAGACTGGACAGCGGTTCCTTGGGGCAGGTGCCTTCTAATAAAGTGTCTTCTTTTTAAGGGGTTCTGCACACACTCATGTATACAGTACATAAGTCCTGTTACAACATGCGATCTACCACAATGTCCTTAGTCTATGATCCATTACAGCTCTATAACATTATATTATGCGACAGATCGGCAGAAGAAGCTATTACAGTTGGTCAAGGGGGTGGAGCACTATATGGCGATCTATATATGATGTGAAGGGGAAACCTCTACTTGAAGCCTAAGACATTGTCCAATATCGGTTGACAGGTCCTGAGGACCCATCAGTAGGTTTACCAAAACCTGAGTCCAAGAAAACGGATCGGGAAGTGACGGAGGGGCATCACAGTGAGGGGCAATAGACGAGCGGTGTAGGGGCACATAGAGCACCCGGCAGCAGTGTCTGGGGGTAACAGTGGGTCACACAATGAGAGCAGGCTGTGGGTGACACTTGTGCTGGGTGACTTGTATGCCCACTAGCCCTGGCACAGACTGTCTGACATCTACTGCCAAGTTTGGCTTCATTTCCTTAACCCTTTGGTAACAGATCTGCCAACCACCTGATGACTTTCAGCTACACCCCACACAGCTCCAGACACAACCAGCATATGAGCTGACTCCATCGATGTCAGTATGAATACCCCCACCTATAGGTAATATTATGACCCCATGGCTCTCCTCTCCGTACAGTGACATGGATGTGGCCCCATACCTGTCCCCAGGAGGCGGCGGGCTGCGCTCAGGACATACGGCTACGTGCTCCTCCCGTCAGGCCGCTCCACTTCTTTCCTCGTTCAGGTGGCTCCACATCTGCCGTCAGCTGACCACCTTACTCCGGTCACTAGAGCGCAACAATAGTGTCCACAACTGTACCTGACCGAGCCGCCATCTTGCTGAATGTCATAAAGCTACCTCACCATCCCAGAGGCTACAACAACATGGCTACCACACTACGAGCCGTCACCTAATACACGTTGTGCTCTAGTAAAACTGAAAGGTGTCCGATGAACAAACAAGCCATTCTTACGACAATGACGTATAACGAGGAATAATGTGTCAGTCTGATAATATAGAATTATAGTTATTGTTACTCTCATCTGGTCTAATGTGGAGAATATTGACGGTCCTTGTCTGCACAGTTGCACTTATCAAAGCTTTTCATATTTCAGGAAAAACAATTCATAGTACAACCTGTCAGCCTGGTAATCGATGAAGAAGCAAACACTGCTACGTTAGGAAGTAGAAAGCTTGACAGCCTGGCGACAGGAGCCAACTTATGTGCTCCGTGCCAGAACTAAAGATGGCTGCGGTGGAACAGCTTAGAGCTACGTCACGCTAACTCATGCCACGCCCCATCGAGGACTCTGCTTGGACAGCTTCTGTCACGTGATAGGACCTGGCGGCAGGTGACCTCAGCAGGTGGCATGGCGGCAGATTTGACTCCCAGGTTCCGCAGGATCCGTAGTATGGGAGAGCTCAGACCGCGGAGGAGAGGTAAAGAAGGAGGCAGTGCACAGTGTACCGGCACCTCAGCTCAGCCCCTTATTATATGTAGTCCTGTGTGTTATATCAGCACAACAAAGAAAGCATTCCCTAGGCTCTGTGTGTGTCATTGGGGGACATTCTGTGTTGCTGGATTTATAACAGGGATTTTATTATAGAATAATTCTGCTGAGGGGCCTTACACATGACAGACTATTACTCACCGCTCTCCAGGCCTTGCTTTCCAGCACCAGCAGCGCCAATGGTCTGTATACAGGACTGCTGGCTGTTTGTGacaggtgaccactgcagccaataaccggtctcagcggtgacctcttcacaatcaGCATCTCACAACAGTCACGTGCCGAGGGGAAATTaaatacattgcagaaaagtttttttttgttgcaggtatgctgtgtttttatttatttgttacatAGGCAAAGCAGTCTGTgacaatctgttgtcttgatagACTGAAGGATATAActatgaatacaggaactttctatgatctggaactaaatacccagccatgatttccttactgtggacaggttatcagacagggctctacatgcatgagaagataacctgactacagTCAGGAAatcatcaattttagatcagcaGGAGTCTAACTGCCAGGACCCCTGCCGATGAGCTTCCCTATGCCTGCACAAGCTGCAGTGCATGTTCACCGTATGTTTGATAGTGGTCATAGTCAGTACTACAGTGGTTGTCCCATTTAAGTCTATGGCAGGCGAGGAGAGACCCCTGCCCATATGAGCTTACAATTTAAGGTGTATAGGCAGAACTGGAGCTGGAAGTGTAAGCGATGTGTATGTGTCTTGGTTGATGACAAGCTGCACCATGTTAGAGACTGATGTTTACGACCAGGTGACATGTTTAGTATCATTAATGAtctttcttaggcctggttcacatctgcgttcggtattccgtttggggaatctgcttggggaccccccaaatgaaaTTCCAAATGAATTAAAAAGTGgctagcaaagaaaccacatgaaccccatagactatgatggggtccgtgtgtttgcgaCGTGGTGGTAtctcacgaatcatgcggagcgAAAAATACTTCTTgcattacttttctctccgcatgattcatctGGACACCGTGCCAAAAaagacatggaccccattatagtctatggcgtctgtatggtttttttgctcttttctaatgcgttcggtattctgttcggagggtTCCCAAGTGAACttcccgaaagcagatgtgaatcaggcctcagtttgtgacattattattattattattattatataggatgTAAATATGTTAGTGTGGTAATTTTTATTCTTGCTTCTCCTATTATCATATTGCAGGCTACAAGCCCTTCCAGGCAACACACTTGTGGAATAGTATTATCCATACACTGAAAAGTCAAGTAGAGGTGAAGAACAGACGTCAGCACCTACGAACTTACCCCAGCTGCTTTACAGGCTCAGAtgctgtagatgttgtcctttgcCATTTGATGCAAAATATGTATTTAAGCAGCTATGATATCTCCCGTACTAAAGGAGTGCAGCTGTGCCAGGCTCTCATGGACCACAAAGTCTTTGAACCTGTTGGTGTAAAACTTTTTAAGACTGAAACTGAGCTTGCCTTTGAAGATAGTAATAGTCAATTCTATAGGTTTTTACAATCCAGAGATGCTGCTGAATGTTCCCCAAGCGAGAAGAGCTTTAGTAAAGAGAAGCGGCGCTCGAGGTTTGCATTTATTTCTAACTCCTTTTAATATTTCCTATTAGAGCTGCCGTTTtaatattttcacattttttatgtttGGACATTTCTGTTACATCAAGTAGTAAATTGTACattgctgttacatacttgttatggtGCATCCTGGTGTTATATTGATTCTTTCCACCTAACGTCTTAGCTGCCTACAGTACATGAAAGGGGATTTTCTGGGAAATTATGTTAAtgacttatccataggatagatcatcaacatcAGGTTGGttggggtccgacactcagaACCCCTGTCCAACAACTTTTAGGGACTACTATATGTAAAAGGAAAGAGAAAGTTCTGCTCTCTGTGTACTGCCTGAGTTGAGTTACTTTAGCTCAGATCCTATACAAGTGAACagcagctgagctgcagtatttCAACTCAATCACTACATAGAGAAGAGTTCTGTTCTCCATATAGCAGCTGATTGGCAGGGGTATCATACCTGATCTAATgtggatgacctattctaagtataggtcatcaatataatttgcctgaaaaacccctttaggcataggctaagttcacatctgcaccagagacTCCACCAAAGAAattggcagaaagaaaagtcctatgTGGTGGTTTCAGCCTAAAaacacctggtggaccccattatagtctatgggaactgGAAGTGATTCCGCTGATAACCACTCTTTTAGCAGTGTGGCATTCTGTCATTCGAATTTCCCAGCGAACCAGAACAATTGAGTCCCATGCACAGAACCTAGCCTAaagccacactttgcagaaatgtaGTGTTTTTAGCTTCTGTGAAAACACAGctcagaaaaagctgcgttttacagtaccaagtTGTTAAAAACATGATTGCGTATTTCTCCACTTATCTGGCTCTTTTCCTCTCTCCTACTAAATCAACGTGCACCCTGAAATTTATTGCTGAATCCTTCTTGCTAGAGCAAGACGGACTGCAGCCCACAGAGGTATCAGATTAAAACTATATTAAAATCTATAGTGATGGGAAGAGTGAGCAGTAGCCAAGAAAGAGGAGACTCGTAGACAGAGGTTTCTGGAGCcaaataggaagtttctatctcatCCCAAGTCCATTATTCACATTCTACTCTACTTTCTGTGGGTATTGTATGGGAGACCAGCTCAGGGAGATCTAGCCTACAGAGTGGGACACCTGAGAAATTCAGAGAGTTGCTCATCATgtcctgtactattaatttatacaAAATCTGTTAAAAAGGCTAGACCTTTTTTATCTCATTTAACATATTCTTTAACTTCGGGTCCCTCTTTAAATTGCATGCTTGTGGATTGAATGCTTGCAGTATTAGATACATTGCactttgttttttatgttactaATATAGGACTGGACAGGTTGTTACAATCTGTAATCCATCAGCCCTAGACACTGCAAATGAGAAATTAAACCAACTCCTTCACTGTTTTTGTGACATTCCTAATGCACATCTAAACCAAGACTTCAGTAAACCGCCCAGATCCCTCTCTGCTAAAGGTAAAGTGTTTTATCTGGCTTCTTGCTGGCATGTGACATGTGTATTTCCATATCTCATCATAAACAAGTGCTTTCTTTGTTTCTGTCTCTGAAGATGTTGAAAATGTGTGGAAACAGCAGGTGATGGTTCGACTTCTTCAACTAGTTCACATTCCTGTGTTGGAAGGCGTCTTGGAGTCCCCAGTTAAGGCAGAGTACAAGAAGCATTTTGCCGATTTCATTGTTTCGAACACATTTCTGGACAGAGAAATTCTACAGACTTTAAATTTACCCAAGTAAGTAGTTTACAATATCCAattgtgttttacctttaaaTTTAGTAGATCAGCTGGAGTGCTGACCACACATTTAAAGGGACtcatcaaatgagttctctcacagtattgcGGATGGTCAAACGCTCAAATAAGACTGGAGGGGGccacaatgctgccagagaactctctcgcGACAACttttatcttcttctggaacgccctctaccTTTGTCTTCTGGCtttcagtcttctaggcctcaggcagagccgactgcgcatgtctgggccagaagaaaatggccgcttacaccagcttactgtgtaagcggcctttTTCCTTGTaatgaagacacagggagagggcgttccagaagaagatggaggtgtcgctggagatttctctcgcagcattggggacgccccagcgctgtttgagcgctggggaccaccctcaatgctgtgagaggactcatttgcataccgaagaaaacccggatttccaccgaacggcggcacggtgaagacatctaaaggtaggagaagaatatgtgttagtcagaaaaaaaggtatccattgataggatacctttaaagggattctaacactaAACCAacggcaccgttccttagaaataccggttttaaccggtaggcaaatgagttctgcgcagcaatgagggcgggccccagcactcaaacagcgatgggggcgtccccactgctgttcgagagctctttccagcgacgcctccatcttcagctgcaaccccgtctCTTGTCTTCCGTCTCAGTCCAacttccgatgcctgcgcagtacgctcctgtattgaactacaagagcaagagcggcctcccaaaaatggtagttcaatacaggagcatactgcgcaggtgtcggaagtTGTACTgacagaagaggcagggttgcagctaaagatggaggcgtcgctggagtgagctctcgggcagcagtggggatgcccccatcgccatttgaacgctggggcccgccttcaTTGCTgcggaaaactcatttgcataccggttaaaaccagtattctaaggaacggcgccgcgaagaccacgtctaaaggtaagagacgaatagcctttcttaaggctattgcgacgtggtaaatagaaaaaatgttcacttagtggtagaatccctttaaatttccgctccattcacctctatagAACTGCCAAAAAGAAACTGAGTACAGCATCCAGCTATCTCCTGTAGTTCCATAGAATTGAAGGaagcagcagtgcaaacataatgTGGACCTCAAAACCTACAGTCATGTAATGAGGCTGGGTCCCTGCTGTCAGACCCCTAGTGATCAGTTACTAATCCCCTCTCCTATACATAGGGAATAAGTTTGATTTTTGGCAATAACCTCTATAATGTGCGTATTTTACCAGCTTTACCAATGCAATAATAGAATGTCAGGACATCAGCAAGTTCCGATTCCCTGCCATTGCTCTGTAATTAGTAAGCAATATAGAAAGTGCAACATATAACAGGCTGTATCCTGCCCGCAGAGCAGCAGGCTGTCATAATAACAGTATTTAGCAATACAGTTTCTATTTTCAGATTGGACAGGTGGCTTGCTGCTGCGGTCGAGTGTTTGGAGTATTTTCCTGATGAACAGATTGTTACGCTGAGCCAGCAGTTATCGCAGAGTAATGGAAATGGTGAAAATCTGGACTTGTACAAGAAAATGCTTTTTGATGTTATTACAAAATATTACTCTCAGGAAAGAGATCCCTTTTTGGATTGCCGAATGGTTCAGATTCTATTGGGAATTGTTGAACTTTTGGGTAAGAGCCATCAATTGTTCATTTTGGTACCATGAATGTATTAAAAGAGGAACTGGCGCCAACGGTGACCTGTTATATTGAAGCTCAAAATTTGAAAGTCAGTGTGTTTAGTAATAATATCTCATCATGATCCTAACCGGTGGAATTGCCTATTTACTGTAACCGCTATCAGTCCTTTAATAGGAGCTAATTGAGTGTTTTTGTTTAAAGAAAATGGAAAGCAAAGCCAAGCACTGGAATCTGTCCAGCTTTTCTTGAGATTGCTCATTCCGCAAGCAAGAGAGGAGTTTCGTCGTTTAATCATTTTCATGGCGTCAGCTTCTGAACCTGATGCCTACAAGCTGCAGAAGCAGGTATGGAGAACATTCGAGCCTTTCTGATAACTTTctcattgttactgttttacATACAGACACTAAGCCACTTTGCTGTTTTTTGGCTCCTCCAAGAGATGGAAAATTTCAATCAGAGCTAAAATAGTAAAGCACTCAACCTTACCGCAACAGATGAAAGCATCTGGCATGTCTTCATTCTATAAGATTATAGTGacaaaaatattaaattattttaTGTACACATTGCTGATCATTCATAAAACAGTGTTTAGGATGCAGCATATTGTCAAGTAACTAAGCTAGAAAGTATGTAGCAAAGTGGAAATGTACAGAAAATTATTTCCAGCATCACTTATGCCTGGAAACACCATCCACATGGCAAGTCCTATCAGGAAAGTGCGATAGAAGTGGgtggtgtaaaaaacaaaaaagttaggACTTTGCACAGTATCCCTTGTTATGCAAATATTGCAACTAGTTCATCCCTTGTATGCCAAAAAGCTGACCTACAAAGAATGCTAAATCAGTTTTTCACAGACCATTAATAGTCAAGTATGAGATCAGTGAAAAACCAATACCGCACTAGTGCAAATCAAGCGGTGAAAGATAGACTGATACATCTGTGGTATATGGGGTATATGGCCAAGAACTgaacatggttgtgtgaatatcCCCTTAGTGTGATTTTGGAGCTGGCGTGGATGCATTGTCTTTGGGTAAAAGTGGCATTTTCTATTATATTGGATTgccaaacattttcttctttaccAAGTGTGTGATAAAAATGTTCTCTTTATTgtcagtgtttttgttttgttttgttttccagtTCGATAACAAAGTGATTGTGTTAAAAACATTTACAAAAGTCATCGTTCACAACCCCACAGTATCAAGAGGACAAAGTGAACAATTTACAGTGTTTCTATTGGATCATTCATATGACCTCTTCAAGGTAAGTCTGAATGGAGGGAGTTCTGGATTGTGTGGTTTAGCCAGAAATGAGTTTTATATTAAGATATGAGGATGTTTTACTTTACAAGTCAACCCTTGCGTAAAATGCAAAGCTTCTTGGTACATAAagttccagatttttttttttggactagcTTGACACCTGGGTGTGGCTTAAATACTACAAAACTTGTCATAAAATTCTAAAGAAAGTCACCTACTAGGTGATGTGCCTGTAGGCTAAACGTTGAAGATTACACCAGATTTATAATTCAGCTTCAGCGACTGTGATGAATTGGGTACATTTTCAGATTGTCTAACTATTAATTATGGTTCATAGAATTCACATGGCAGCAATAAACAAAGGCATCTACTAACAGGGCTTTCCTAGTGAACCATCCTCAGCATACTCTTCTCACTAGGACTGCAGGACACATTATTCCAGTTTTTAATGTTCATCTTATAAATGCTTGTAATGGAAATTCCACTTTTTTAAATTAATATCATTTGGAAAAGGCTCAATGCTGTGTCCTAACAATATCAGATCCAGTTTTTGGCATGAAGCATACAGGCCTAGTATGAGGTCTTGTTCTTATCTGTAAATATGCTAACTTATCATAGAGACTTTTAGTGGATCCTAATCTCCAAAAACACCCTACCTGGTAAAATAGGTCTCTATGCAGGAATATTTGGTGATATGGATCCATATAAGGCCTTCATGACATCTGTATTTGACCAAAATTGGAACAAGAAAAGTTgccattggaattttttttctggaTTTGGGCCTGTAACTTTAAGCAGTTATGTCTTAGTGAACATAAGCATCTCTTCGGATAGGACGCTTAAGAGACTAAATTGTGCAGAATTTCAATTTCATTCCAGTGAAAATGTGTGGTTTGTTATTACACAGACGCCCATGGAGCTACTCGACCTTGTTAGCACAAAGTTAAGGAGTCTGCAGAATGGAGAAGACCCGGATGACCTTTCAGGTATTTGTTCATTAGCTACTTGTGGAGGTATTAAAGGATAAAGTGACTTTATTAATGaagcaattctccctggcatcttTAAAGCTGTGCTTTCAATCCCATGATGCCTTAGTACAGAATTACATGGACAGCTAAAGCCAGAACTGTCTCTGCCACTCAAAAAATACTATAATAATCCACCATgctatattctcctaaataagCTAAGACACCATAAGTATACAGTCAGGAGGTAGAAAGCAATGCCAAATCCATCACATGATGTACTCTATAAGAGTTTGATGGATCTTAAAGACTTATGATAGGGTGGGCTGGGTACCATGGTCGGGGTCGGTTTTTTTTACAG includes the following:
- the DEPDC4 gene encoding DEP domain-containing protein 4, whose amino-acid sequence is MAADLTPRFRRIRSMGELRPRRRGYKPFQATHLWNSIIHTLKSQVEVKNRRQHLRTYPSCFTGSDAVDVVLCHLMQNMYLSSYDISRTKGVQLCQALMDHKVFEPVGVKLFKTETELAFEDSNSQFYRFLQSRDAAECSPSEKSFSKEKRRSRTGQVVTICNPSALDTANEKLNQLLHCFCDIPNAHLNQDFSKPPRSLSAKDVENVWKQQVMVRLLQLVHIPVLEGVLESPVKAEYKKHFADFIVSNTFLDREILQTLNLPKLDRWLAAAVECLEYFPDEQIVTLSQQLSQSNGNGENLDLYKKMLFDVITKYYSQERDPFLDCRMVQILLGIVELLENGKQSQALESVQLFLRLLIPQAREEFRRLIIFMASASEPDAYKLQKQFDNKVIVLKTFTKVIVHNPTVSRGQSEQFTVFLLDHSYDLFKTPMELLDLVSTKLRSLQNGEDPDDLSGFTFCQRLTIEEYETQRYTCTKREMQELIKMVGASFTIPEKKKKKLMKEFQKYHPSASST